Genomic window (Terriglobales bacterium):
CCAAATGATGGCGCTCGCCGTGTGAAGCAGGACGTGAGGTTGCCAATGACGGCCGGAGCCCGTGACACAATCTCGCGTCTTGCGGACAGTGCAGAATCCGACCGGAAACCGGAAACTCGAAACTTGAAACTGGGTTTCTGGCTGCCCCCCAGGGATTCGAACTTGAGGCGCTCTGCGGCGTGAGGCCGCTACGCGGCCGGGAGCCCGCAGCCGAAATCCCGAGCGCAGCGAGGGACCTCTACCCAAACGAATCCTCGGCTGTATGCTTGGCTGCCCCCCAGGGATTCGAACCCCGATATGCTGATCCAGAGTCAGCTGTCCTACCATTGAACGAGGGGGCAGCGGAAAGGCGAGCCGGCCGCAAACCACGCGGCCTTCTTCGATTCTACGGAGGCGCCCGCAGAGGGTCAACCGTGGCGTTGACCCCGCCTTTGCTGGTGCTTTTGCCTTGGCTGACGCTGATCGCTGAAAGTGGTTTTCCTACGCTACTTCCAGCGCTCGCTCCAGGTCGGCAATCAGGTCGTGCCGGTCTTCCAGGCCAATCGATAGGCGGATGCCGCCGGGCACCACGCCGCGGCCGTGGTCTTCCAGTTTCAGCTCATGTTTGCCGTTGTCGTCGCCCGCCGCCTCCGGCCGATGCGCATAGGCGGCATGGGTCATCGAGTACGGGTTCTCGATCAGCGTCTTGATCTGTCCCAGCGACACCGCCAGCGTGATGCAATACGCCTTGTCGGCGATGTAGTTGATGAAGCGCTCGGCGCGCTCGTTCGAGCCTGACTGGTCCTTGAGGATGAAGTAGATCATGGAGCCGGGAGCGAACTTGCCGCGGTAATCCACCATCTGCTTTTCGGCCAGCGCCCGCTGCGGGAACGATGCCAGGCCGGGGTAGTCCACGTGCGCCACTTTGGGATGCTGCTCTAAGAACCGGGCCACGTGCATCGCGGTGCGCTGCATGTTGGCCATGCGCGCCGCCAGCGAAGGCAATCCGTACACCAGGATGTTCCATGCCGCTTTGGGCGAGAGCACGCCGCCGAAGTCCTTGCGATAGAGCATCAGGTGGTTGTGCATGGAGCGCGGGCCGATGACCACGCCGCCCATGTCCGTACCGAACCCGCCAATGCCTTTGGTCAGGCTCTGCACCACCACATGCGCGCCCAGTGTGAGCGGACGCTGGCAGTAGGGCGTGGCGAAGGTGTTGTCCACCACCACGTGCATCTGCTCTTCCAGCTTGCGCTTGCGATTGGCGCGGTCCACGACCTCACGCACCGCGCCGATGTCGATCAGCTCCATGGTGGGATTCACCGGGGTCTCGAAGTACACCACGCGGGTGTGCGGCGTGATGGTTTTCTCCAACGCCTTCAGATCGCGCAGGTTGGCAAAGCGCGTGGTCACGCGCTGCCGCGGCAGCCAGTTGGTAAGGAAGCTGAAGGTGCAGCCGTAGAGCGTGTCGTGCGCCACGATCTCGTCGCCCGATTCCACCAGCGTATTCAGGGCCGCCGAGATGGCCGCCATCCCGGTGGCGAAGCACACCCCGATCTCGCCTTCTTCGGCCAGCGCCAGGTTCTCTTCCAGCATGCCGCGCGTGGGCTCGTCGAGCCGGTCGTAGATGTAGATGGGCACCTTGCGGGTGACGTCGATGGTGTCGCAGGCGAACTCGAAGAACCCTTTGGCCCCGCGCTGCGACGAACTCAGCCGGAAGGTGGCCGACGACGTGATGGGCGGGATGACGTGGTGCGTGTAGTCCCACTTGGGCGTCTTCGAGGTGCCGTGAATCAGCCGCGTGCGGATGCGATAGGGCTCCTGGGCATGATGCGCCTCTTCCCGCGCGGGCTTCTTGGCGCCATTGCCGGTCTTGGCTGTGCCCTTCGTGGCAGCATTCCTGGCGGCTTTTTCCTTGGTCTTCATGGCGGGCCTCGCTCCGGGCAGACCAGTACCTCCTGCCCTGAGAGCAGCTTCAGGCTAGCCGGATAACGTGGAAGGACGCAGTGACGGGAGTCACGGGATGCAGGTCTCAGGTGTCGGGTATCCGGTCATGGACTGCAGGAGGGCAGCTTAGTTGCCCGGTGCCGGCGACCAGTTCACCACCACCTGGAGGTCGAGGGTGTTACTGGTGGTCGCACTAGCGCGGGGGATCAGAAAGCGGCGGTTGCGGTGGTCGTAGCGGTAGTACCCGTCCAGTTCGATAGCAAACAGTGGGTGCGGAGGACCAGCGTGAAATGTGCCCGCGATTTGGACGTCCACTGCCACCAGCTTGTGGTCGGCGGAGTAGTACAAGAGTTCGTGGCCATCGTCGCTCCACTCCGGGTAGGTGCCGCCAGCGGAGGAAACGCGCCATTTCTGCCCGCCTGACAGGCCGCGGACGTACACCTCTTCGCTCCCGGTCTCGTTGGAGACGTAAGCCACCCAGTGGCCGTCGGCCGAGAACCGGCCCCCATACTCGTCATAGTTCGGAGCAGAGGCGAAGGAGACCGGTTCTCCCTTTCCCGAAGAATCGATGAGACGCAAAACCGTGCTCTGGCCCACGAGCTCTTCAAAGAGCACGAGTTTCCCGTCGGCCGACCAATCGTCCGGCCAGGCATCTTGTTTCGCTTCAAGGAAGAGCTGCTCCGGGCCGCCGGAGAGATCCTGCCGATAAATGCGGTATTTGCCCTGGCGCAGGGCCGCGAACAGAACGCTCCTCCCATCCGGAGCCCAGACGGGGTTTGCAATGATGCTGGGATTGAAGGTCAGGCGGCTCCACAGCCGGCGCGGAATGTCATAGACCCACAGGTCGCGCTGGTTGTTTTCCGGGTCCATGCGTCCGGAGATGACCCGGGTGGCGTCGGGAGAGAGTGCGAGTTCGTCATAGAACGCCGGCTCTTCGATGCGTCCGATCTCCCGGCCCGCGCGGTCCACCCAGGTAAGTTGCTGCTCCTTCTTGAGGTCGTGCTGATACGCGAGCACACCGTTCGGTGAAACCGAGTACTCCGCCCAGCGAAAGGTGTAGGAAAAATTCACCCGCTCATCGAGCGCAGGAAACGCTGCGCCTTCGGTCTTGAGGGTCTTGGGGTCGAAGCGCTGGCCGAAGATGCGCCCATACTTGCTGAACACCAGGAAGCCCGGTTCTACGTAGTGGGGCCGCGAACCCTGAGCCACCAGCAGGTGCCGCTCGTGGGTGCCCAACTTTCCCGCATAGATGGAGAATTCGTCGCCCTTCTCTCCCGGCTTGCGGCCCGCGAACAGGAAGCTGCTGCCGTCCGGCAGGAACTGGGGATACATGTGGTTCAGCTCCCCGCCGCCGGTATCCAGTGGGGTGGCATCGCTGACCTTGCAGTCAGCCACAGATGTGGCCTGGAGAGGACCGGTAGGAAACTGGGCGGCGAGAACTACCCCCCGTGAACCCCAACTGGCCTGCACCGGTGAACCCTGCCCGCTGCACATTTCCTCTGCGCTGCCACCCGGTAACGCAATCTTGTAGAGCTTGCCGTTGGCGAAGTAGCCCAGTGCCCGGCTGTCTGGCGCCCAGAAGAAAGCGTTGGTTCCTTCGGTGCCCGCCACTGGCTGCTCCTCGCCCGAGTCCAGCCAGCGAACTGCAATATGAATCTTCTTGTCGTTTCCTGTGACGAGATAAGCCAGTGCCCGACCGTCCGGGGAAACCTTGACGTAGTAGGGCGACAAGGGCGGGTTGCGCGGCGCAATGGAGAAGCGGACCCTGGGCTGGGCCGCGGGAGAGCTGCGCCATAACCGTCCGCCGGCGAAGCCGAGAACCAGCGTCAGCAGGGCGATGCCCCATGGCAACACAGCGCGCCAGCGCCGACCCGGTGCCCGCACAGCTTCCGCAGCCTGCGTGCTGCCGAGGAGGATGCCTTCCAGTTGGAGCTTCACGTCGTGCGCGGTCTGCCAACGCTCGTCAGGATCCTTGGCCAGGCAGATACGCACTACACGATCGAACGCAGGCGGCGTCCGGGGCTCGAGCGCCGTCATGGGTGGAGGCTCGGCCGCCAGGATGGAGGCGATCAGACTCGCCTTGGTGCGGCCGTTGAAGGCCGGCTTGCCGGTGGCCATCTGGTAGAGCACGGCCCCCAGCGCGAAGATGTCTGTGCGCGCGTCCGTGGGACGCGCTTCCAGTTGT
Coding sequences:
- a CDS encoding protein kinase → MAAGTRLGPYEILAPVGAGGMGEVYRARDTRLGREVAIKVLPSHLAGAELRQRFEREARAISAFQHPHICTLYDIGEREGSIFLVMEYLEGETLADRLTRGHMPISQVLKSGMEIADALDKAHRHGLIHRDLKPSNVMLTKSGAKLMDFGLAKAIEPASTGNALSAMVTAERPLTEEGVIVGTFQYMAPEQLEARPTDARTDIFALGAVLYQMATGKPAFNGRTKASLIASILAAEPPPMTALEPRTPPAFDRVVRICLAKDPDERWQTAHDVKLQLEGILLGSTQAAEAVRAPGRRWRAVLPWGIALLTLVLGFAGGRLWRSSPAAQPRVRFSIAPRNPPLSPYYVKVSPDGRALAYLVTGNDKKIHIAVRWLDSGEEQPVAGTEGTNAFFWAPDSRALGYFANGKLYKIALPGGSAEEMCSGQGSPVQASWGSRGVVLAAQFPTGPLQATSVADCKVSDATPLDTGGGELNHMYPQFLPDGSSFLFAGRKPGEKGDEFSIYAGKLGTHERHLLVAQGSRPHYVEPGFLVFSKYGRIFGQRFDPKTLKTEGAAFPALDERVNFSYTFRWAEYSVSPNGVLAYQHDLKKEQQLTWVDRAGREIGRIEEPAFYDELALSPDATRVISGRMDPENNQRDLWVYDIPRRLWSRLTFNPSIIANPVWAPDGRSVLFAALRQGKYRIYRQDLSGGPEQLFLEAKQDAWPDDWSADGKLVLFEELVGQSTVLRLIDSSGKGEPVSFASAPNYDEYGGRFSADGHWVAYVSNETGSEEVYVRGLSGGQKWRVSSAGGTYPEWSDDGHELLYYSADHKLVAVDVQIAGTFHAGPPHPLFAIELDGYYRYDHRNRRFLIPRASATTSNTLDLQVVVNWSPAPGN
- a CDS encoding PLP-dependent aspartate aminotransferase family protein codes for the protein MKTKEKAARNAATKGTAKTGNGAKKPAREEAHHAQEPYRIRTRLIHGTSKTPKWDYTHHVIPPITSSATFRLSSSQRGAKGFFEFACDTIDVTRKVPIYIYDRLDEPTRGMLEENLALAEEGEIGVCFATGMAAISAALNTLVESGDEIVAHDTLYGCTFSFLTNWLPRQRVTTRFANLRDLKALEKTITPHTRVVYFETPVNPTMELIDIGAVREVVDRANRKRKLEEQMHVVVDNTFATPYCQRPLTLGAHVVVQSLTKGIGGFGTDMGGVVIGPRSMHNHLMLYRKDFGGVLSPKAAWNILVYGLPSLAARMANMQRTAMHVARFLEQHPKVAHVDYPGLASFPQRALAEKQMVDYRGKFAPGSMIYFILKDQSGSNERAERFINYIADKAYCITLAVSLGQIKTLIENPYSMTHAAYAHRPEAAGDDNGKHELKLEDHGRGVVPGGIRLSIGLEDRHDLIADLERALEVA